The DNA region ATGGTGGCGAACTAAACGATATTCAAAAAGTGGATTGGTTAATCAAAATGTTTCTTTTGTTAACAAACAAactgatagcattttgtttgGCAGGTTTGTCAGGGATCAAACATATTTGATAACAGAAAGAGCATAATTCTACGTTTTAGCCGGTGTAAATGGCAACTTTTTTAAGAATCAATCTGCATTTTCATTTATATAATTATGTTGTGTTTAAGTTGTTTAAAAAtcacttcaaaatattttattttgcgtCTAATTCCTTGCCATCAGTTCTATCTTCAACCGCCCTCTGGTCCTAATTTTGGCAGGTCGCAAATCTCTCACGTACTCTCACACGGGGCTGCAAATTTGTTGCCATCAGTGTTCCCATTCTGTcctattttctttatgttttcatgCAAAATGTACACATTTCACCTAGCAACCCTGGTGCCCGCTCTCTCACTCTCCAACATTCTTTTGTTTGGCGGCATCTAATTTTGGCATGCTGCGATCACGTTCAAAGtgtcaaattcattttttaaatttagatgcTGCCCTTGCTAATTTGAAGCAATTGTGGAACTATTTGCTGTAGTGAGTAGTGAACAGACATTTTAAAGAAGATTTTGCTGGAAGCtgactttaatttaatttaatcatcataaaaaaatcttttgacgctCACCAAGACAAAAAATCCTAAAGGAACCTTAAAAAACATCTTCTTGATTGTTCGGCAAAACATCTAcataggaaaaaaataaaagtaccaaattcctaaactgTAAGTGGTGCTAAGAGGGAAAATCACAAATCACAGCGATTTTCTTTTACGTATTTCACCTCCTCTCACATTCGCgagtaaaaatgtttttttttttgttgtggttattccatccctggtgtCAAAAATACCTTAAATGCATAAAACTTGCCCCAAAAATTAAACTTCCTAAACGCAGATGTGATTCAATAAGATATTGTCTGAAGTTATTTTGATGTTGGAATATAAAAGATAGAGATATAGATgaggaaatttcacaaaagttctatttttcaaCAGTTTCCGAGACAAAACAAGTTGAAAATGAGGACTTATAAGAtaacactgtaaaaaaatattttttagaaaattaaaacttttttaattacttcccttgttttatgtgtttcttgtttgcatttatcttgtttagtttatgtttatttttggtattttttttttgcttatttaaacacctcctatcattacattttgcctttctaattttGCATATGTTTAAAACCactgtttgaattttttgcttgtttttcacattttctgctatagaatggcactaTTATTGGGACAATACAAAAATTGcagcattattttatttttaaatcaagactaacatttcaaaagagcgtaatattgaatgtttgtcctttttgaaatgtaagtcttggtttaataattttaaattaaactataataaaatattgttttcgaaaagatcagaaacttcacgaatgtttcatattttaacattgaaaatcggacctttagttgcttttcctgtttttaaaactttgcatggcaatatctcaacaactaagagtcgtatcaacctgggtgctgaaaaaacagaatgcgtaacgtgatttccgaatgatccccactgctcctcactaatacaacttAACTACAGCTGTCTactcgttttgaaacattttggatctgatgATACATATTAAAGTTTTCCatgaaaaattaagttcttcGTGCTTTTTTGTAGACTAAACGATGAGCGGTTCAAAGAGTCCTTCTTTGTTTTTAACGTGATGaaatattgcgtcagaagtgggggaatttcgtgaatcagaagagcaaccggatggaagttacgagattatgtatctttgaagcgcagtgataatacaggagtaagattattcaatgttatttggcaggtgccattcacagttactgataattcgtcttaaacaatttgtaaacataggttttgagtgagacatagcgcttatgGAAATGTTAGCAACGAATTAAGAAAATCTCGATTTCATCCCTTTTCTTAAGACTGactcaaaagctcgacgccctcgacttttttattcctgacaaaataaattatagatcgattacaatacttgccaattcatggcatcattttcaaaacagtaaattggttccgctttgacagttctaaattgaggccgctttgcggacaactattctaCACCCaggtatcaacaaagttcataaaagcaaaatataaaaaaactctcagattttcaaaattgtttttttaaattgggcactagttgaaaaaaataactgagactattttcaaaaaaggtacccaaaaatggctataacttgaaaacggtgcactttatgaaaatttcaatacacacaaaaaaatattacggtaatgacaaaagtaacttacttttgaattaaaaagttgctaaaatttgcagcattaaaagtttttttttattgttttgaaatgaaaacttttactgctacagtttttgaaaatctcattgctcactgatttaaaagtttttacttttaattcgaGTGTAAAATTTGTACGCCTAAgtcgcaaatgtaaacaaacactttggtggGTCCGGTGGTGCTGGTGAGTCTAGGACGCAAAACAAAGCCGACCGCGGCAGCAGCCAGGACTCGGACGCGGAAACCTTCGtgagccaaacagcagcagcggaacgccTTCGAAGGATGGTGGTACAGGAGCGGGACAAGGTCGAGTGCTCGAAAAGGACAAGGCCAGCTTCCTGCAGGAACGGCAAGCTGTTCCGGGACCGGAATGGGTAAAGGAAGCTTGGGTGCTTTGTGGGgtttgtgattatttttgttttgtttttgtaggatggaaggtaggaatgtggattcgcaccggttgtattcggtGTTGGTGGTCCGGGATTGGAGGTTGAAGGTCAATTCCCGCGAGGACTGGGGCGATATTATCGAGGAGATGGCGCTGCCGCAGCGTTGCATGAACAACGAGTTTGCGTTGAAGAAGATTAACGTCtggtcacaaatattttttttaataaatgtaaaaaaccaagcacatttttctgaaattatccCTGTAGTGCTAAATGTTGTGTATTCTTGCCATAAAAGGTTTATTTTCCAATTAAATGTAAAATACTTTTAccaatacaacgattttgttccataaatgaatggtagtatcaaaaactttccaacttttaaattgaaaagtttgaactttctacgaatattcaccaacgtgaacttttaatccaacgaacgatctttttaaatttagagtaatttttctttgtgtttacagtactttttgattgcaaatttgattttacatcgaaaaatgaagttgaaaaccagtgaaaaaaaatttacccaaaaatgacgaacttctcgtcacagtgtcctgatgcaaacaatgatcgagctcgagctgttaTAGCActgccctgcgaagtatgttggctgtcatatcgggcggtcagtaaaAAAAgacagctagaagtcgcttgacaaaaaacttttgctagaacgAGATcggaaatctgatgcaaacaaacgtgcagctgccatgtaaacatgCTTTGAATGTGTTAGTAAATTTCTGACAAGAAAGCCTTATACCGAAGGCCCCAAAAtagtttcagacggattaaaaaacagaaaattaaaataaaaaaaacgattttaaaacGAGAGTCGGCCACAATCTGAGGCGAGTTTTTTTTCCTGAGATGAAAGTAGGATTGTGATAATTGCAGTTGCATGATATTTCGGATGGGACAATTGTTTGCGCTGTGATAAAATAATAATGTGAGTGCTCCAATGGACAATTCgaataaaagaaagaaaacgCATAAAACCATCAATTCAAATTtagcttttaaaataattttattatacaaaaatcaaatttttacagccttaaaacaaaataaaataaaattatcattcTTCTGGAGATGTAAGGATAGCGCGCAGTTACTAGATCTTCAATTTCAACTACCTAGAACATGTGATCTCGTATTAGTAGTTTCTGTGTCTaccacaaaatttcatatttttttcaattaaaataataaattcctATGCACAAGCTTACGACGCTACAGTTTTCTTGTTTAGTtggtaaaatataaaatttctcgACTCCTAAACACATTTCTTCCATCACACTTTTAGCGGACTCTTTTTCTACGCCTAACAAATGCATTCGCCACCATGCTTCGTACCGGGGTGGACCGGACCACATAACTCACGCCAGAATCCGTATCCCGCCGagcgctcacacacacaccgcacacacacacagaatacGGGGGATGGGGGGGAAAAGCCCCAATTGCAAGATATTTCAACAATTCACCAGCACGGCGCGCGCCCGCGTGATTTAGCAGCCCTTCGTGCAAGACGGAAATTGCGGACGCCGCCACCACTTGAAATTGTATCCTATTTTCACACTCACACTCTCGATTTCTCATTctgtttttgagcttttgaaaACATACACTTCCACCTTCTGAGGGGACGTTCTGTACACACGCAAGTCCCTCTTCGTAACGAACAAAAggcaaacgaaacgaaaaaaaaacggaacgaaaacgaaaacgaaagagTTGGAGAGAAGTGCCCCTACAGCTTCCGCTTACCGCTGCTTCCGATCGACCCGCCACCGATGCTGCCCCGTCCGCCGGCCGCCAATCCGACAACCAGGCCGCCCCCGTCTCCTCCTCCGCCGTGATGATGCTGGTGCAGATGGTGGTGCAGGTgcgtgtggtggtggtggtgcagcAGCGGTATGCTGCTCGCGGACGACGTGGACGTGGCCGCCGTGGTCGTCCCCGTGCCCGTCTCGGCACAGGTCAGGTTGTAGACGGCCATTTCGGCGCCGCCGCTGCtaccgctgctgctgttggacGCACTACCCGCGGCCGTGACCGCACCCATTATAGATGTTGATGATGTGGTTTGTAAGGTAGTAACAGTTGCTTGCTGCGGCTGCTGATTTGCTGCACGTAATAGATTGATTTGATTATTATTAGCACGGTAGGAGGTGAGGGCGTTGGTGACATTTACATTGTTGTTGATGCGCTGCTCCTGGGCGGCCAGCCGGTGGTGGGTGGCGGTTTCGTAGCCGCCGAGGGGGCCTCCACCGGGGATGCCACCGCCGCCTCCGGCCAGGTTGTTGAACGTGGTCGTGAccaggttgttgttgttgtggtggtTGTGGATGCCACCGCGTCCCATTAGGTGGCCACCTTCGGCGGGCATGTACTGTGCGGCCACGTGGTGATGGCCGTGAATGTCCAGGTCCGGGTGGTGCTGGGGCACGAGCCCGTGATGCTGGAGGTGGTTCGGCAGGTGTAGATCTGCGGCCGCATTGTTGTTGGCGGTTTGGTGATTGCGGGCGGCGGCGCCGCCTCCACCGCGGACTTTGGAGAAGACTCCGTTGAAGAGTTTGAGCGCAAACAGGGCAATTACGACGATTACAATGCAGATGGCGATGCTGATGTAGATCAGAATCTTGATGTCGTCGTCGATGATGGAGAGCAGCGAGAGCTGCGTCTCGTCGATGGAGTCCACGAGCAGGGCAAAGTTGGTGAGGTGGTTGCAGGTGCAGACGGTGTGCGTTGCGTTCGAGTACTCGACGTGGCAACCGTCCTCGGACCACGCGTGGTCGATGTAGTTCCAGAACACGCACGTCGGGTTGGAGACATTCTTGGTGCGCAGATGGCGCAGAATCATTCGGATCGGCTGGGAGAGCTGGATGTGACGTCCCTTACCCAGGCTGGCCGAGATGACCTTGCTGTTGAGCAGTCGCTGGCGTGGAACCGTGTCAACCTTGCCCTCGTCTTCCAGCTTGTTGTTGGCGAGATCGCGCGGGTGATGAATGTTCCCCGATTGAGGCCGCAGAATCTGCTCTAGCCGGTCAAACGCCACAAACACGATCCTCACCAAACCACCCTCGCTGTTCTCAATCAGCGCGGCCTTTGGAAGCTCGATCTGGTCTTGACTGACCTGCCACCGCTCCTGGCTCGAGTCGGGAAAGACTTCGTTCTTGACAAAGTTGCGCGTCTCGAGGACGCGAATCGAAAGCAGAATGTTCTTAACCTTCTGGACGACGTGGCGCTCGCGCAAGATCGTGTCCGCGAGCAGAAAAGCATTGTCCTCCAAGCCCGTGAGCAGCGAAGTCGCCACCCTCATCTGATCCTCCACGCTCAAATCGAGCCAGCTCGCGTGCTGCGACTGATCGAGCAGGTTGCTGCCGGTCTTGACGACGCTGTTCAACAGCTCGTACACTAGCGCTTCCCGCTGGCGCTGTTCGGGCAGCGTCTCAATGTCAAAGTGCATCCGCTGCGACACCGTCTGGATGATCTTGGTCGCGACCAGCATGTCTCCGCCGTACAACGCCTTGCTGCTCGTCACCTGCGACAAATCGTTCGCGATCGACAACAACGACGACTCCTGCTGGTTGACGCGCACCTCCAGATTGTTCAGCCACAGACtcctgcactgggtcagatCGGGCTGGTACGAGTACCACGTTCCACCAGCCTGCTTACCGCTAAGATTACTACTAAAACTAATATCACTTTTGTTGCTATCCTCTAGTAATGATTGTTGCTGCTGCTCGTGCAGCAGGTGCGCCCGCTGCTCCGCCGTCAACGACGCTATCGCTACGCACCGCCACTTGGCGATCCCCGTCGCACCGCCCGGGCACGGCTGCACGTTCGCTTCCCCCACGCGCGTCACATTCCAAAACAAATTGCGCGCCGTCGTCGCACCGCACGCATGACTCACATCCAACACATTGCTTGCGCCATCACTTACGCTATTACCACTATTGCTACCACTATCGATACTATTACCACTAATACTATTACTCCCACCGACGTCATTGTCACTCTTCTTACTGCTAATGCTTCCCCCGTCGCGGTTCACGCCCGATAATACTGCCGTTTGCGTTGGGAAAAAGTCCTCGTCCTCGCCGAAATCCTCGTCATCCTCCGGGTGCACCCCGCTCACCTTCTTCCCGTTCGCCGCATCGCTGATCGTCTTGATGATCGCCAGATCATCGTTCACGCTCTTGTTATCGAAACCTTTGTTCCGAAACGTCTGCTGACCCGCGCCATCCGCCGTCAACGTTTGCTGCTTGTACGGCGCCGTCGGCTTAACCCTCACCGCCGTAGCCGTCCCCTCCGTCACAGCAGCCATCGTCGTCGCAGACGACACCCCGAACCCAGCCAACGGGTCCGAAAAGTTCAGCTTGCTCAACACCGGATTCCGCACCGTGCTCGTACTCCACACGATCGGCTGCGACGTCTTCAGCCACGGCGGACTCGGCCGGTTCGTCGTCGTCGAAGACGACGCCGCCGACACACACTGATAGTGCGCCTCCAGATACTTGTGCGTCCCCGGACACGGATCCCCGAACATGTTCGTCGACGCCAGCACCGAGCAGTTCTGCTTTTGGGCGCACTTCGAGTGCAGCACCCGCAAACTCTTCGGCGACATGCAGTTCACGCTCCAGTCCACGTTCCCGTGGTCGTTGCAGATCGTGATCGAGAACCGCCCATAGTTCGCCCGTATCAAGTTGATCAAATCCCCGCCCTCGCACTCAATCATCAGCGTCTTCCCTTCACAAGCGTACGCCGTCTCGTACTTGGGCGCCAGGGCAACGTTGAGCGCCGGCAGCGTGCTCaccagcagcaccagcaacgCCACCCAACTCCACCCCGTGCCCCGAAACCGCTTCCTCCTTCTGCTAATCCATCTACTAAAACTACGATTGTTGCTACTATTGCTGCTAGTTTCCATCGTGGCGTCGTCGTCGCTCGGTTCACTCGAGTTTGGTAATTCCCGTTCAATCGAGCAAATGCTGCCGCTTCTGTCCAGCATATCATTCACTGTTGGTTCTGGTGCAGCTAATCCAATTGGCGTGTTTAGTCGTCGAATAGTGCAGCTGGTGGTGCgcactactgctgctgctgctgctgtaccGGTGATTGCGAATTATCTGAAAAAGATtggagaaaaagggggaaagtCGTTAAAATTCGTGATCAATGCAATGTGGTGCGGTACACGGAGGGATTTTGTGAAGGAAAATCTAATTAATTTGTGGTGTATTTGCGTGATGACGCATGATTTAGTTGAATAAGAGGCagtagaaaaaaatacataatttttcaCAGTTTTTAAATTCGTACACTAAAAACACCTAACAACAAAACTGTTTTGGGAATACCGTGAAGGTTTCCAGGCACAATTTTCCGTATGAGGTAATAGTAATTTTCCCAGATTTGACAGATTTGACAAATCAATATAATATTCTAGAATATCTATTTTGAGaaagaaaatctttaaaaaatagtcagaAGCACCATAAAaacaattcatatttttttatttcactgttgaaaacaaaaaaattatcagcgcaattacaaaaataacctttttatatattttaaagaaCATGGCAAGGACAAACAATATTCCAgacttttttgattaggtcctataaacatatataaaacaatagcttatatgatctcttcaaaaaaacaaacgagatttgacaaatatgatttaaaaatattttaaatgtttcgcCTTCCCCACCATACTGAGgaaaagctataaaatcacacgaaaaTTTGTGACGTGTTACAGActgcttttgtttttttattttgtttttttttcaggtccACGATTTGAGAACATTCCTTCACTTCGTAAACCTAACATTGACATTCTGCTTTCGTCCGTTAACACACGAAAAAATGAGCGCAACGCAAAGTCACCCTCCCACAGACATTTAACTCTCACcaactctctctttctctccttCGCGCAGAGCTCGTTCGTTTGATtgcattcaaatgattgctTTCATCACGCAGCACCGAAAAAATAAGATAGAGTGttatcaaacgaacggggtcatttATTAGTTTGACATCCTTttcacacggagttcacacatactaccaaacgtttgttttcatagtgtgcgtgagcgccgagtaaaaagtgacagttcgtcaccttttagtttgactttgaccaaccaacggggtacaaactataaaagagtcaaacaaaaaagtgaccaaccaccgggggttgagtataTTCCCGTACCAGCAGAATTCTGTAATTTTGCacaaaaaacgggaaaaaagcGTTCCCGTACATTTCTGCAACAGAAGTTACCTTTTTTCAGTTTGTTGGCCTTATAGTGTATTAAACGATGCATCGATTTTAAAccgttgcaaaaaaatatttggatgtTTGGAATGATTACGCCATGCTGTGGAACAGATTCAAAttgatagaatttcaatttattttaaataaactgtATAACCTTTGAAAAAGTATTTGGTCAaaactgtttttgttttgattttttcgttAATTCTGCAGGAAAACTTTGTAATGGTCAGAATTTGTGTGGAAGAGAGATGCATCGCGAGCGAGGAGATCGAAGCAAGCTGTGCCTGGGGCCGGacgcgttttgccttcctcacctcactgaggcaaggctataaaatcactcaaaaattgaaatttttaaataagcctcccagatatacctttacgtatacatatcgactcagaatcaaattctgagcaaatgtctgtgcgtgtggatggacgtagaattttttttctcactcacttttctcggaactggctcgaccgattttgtccggatctatgtttttggatttgccttcaggttctttaagtcttttttaaatttcatccggcgtggtgcagtactttaaaagatatgttcgaaaactgttttggttgatactaaaaagggtcattatttacataatttgaaagctccggcggatagctgtcggaactttacgctcagtgcacgcacacaaacactacagtgctttcaaatggttcattaaatttatcatacctagatggcagcactcagatgtatagtgtctttactaagtaagcgttagccaaagctttcgtagtgtgtggttgcaaggcttttaggaggaaggcagcaaccacctaccggtggattaagtaacgttttttcgtTTGCTGTCATTTTTCACTTTAAAATCGTCttaacattttctttaaaatttgtgaaatcagTTAAAATTTGAAGAAGCAAAAAAGGCAGGAACAAAAATCGCGAAGTGGTTGTTAATTCAAGCGTTGCTGGAACATCTAGGAAGAAGGTGTGAGTGGTGATCATCGTCCGATTACTTCAAAGTCGTGTATCGGTACCAGATCCGCTCCCGGGAATTCTACTGATGATTCTTCCTGTTGATGATTCAAGAGGAACGTGTCGAGAAGATTGGAATCAAGCTGTTGaagattttgtgtttttggtgagagctttccatcattTTGTTCAAATAACTCTTTCATCTACTCTAACATCCATACAATCCAATTAAGACAACTACGCCAATCTTACTAAGGAGCGGCCGTGAATGACTGGTTAtgatgttcgctttgtaagcgaatggtcctgggtttgatgcccatctgctcccaacgagacaGTTTAATActtagaaatacttgaaatactgaatgagaacgaaaaatcaaagtcgctcgaggtggggttcgatcccccgtcctttgaattgttaagcaaaaatgctaaccactaggccgtcgcgacttggtgagctatgactgaaattaggaatactgttactatcaactatatacgcgctgggtccttgtccatttgacaagggttcggaagttctaaataacgtttgaatccgattgatgcaaacgttcttcagggcgggacttgtcgataaagctaaaatacctcgcgctcggctagccagcgtagaaatgggttaccgaagctcggcagagctaacaccttccaaatgcctatgcgagttatttgcatgtatagagtgtagatctaaaaacacatggaaacaactcaatttgtaagaagtagccgcgtggtcccgtttggatggttgcacacacacacacacacacacacacacacacacacacacacacacacacacacacacacacacacacacacacacacacacacacacacacacacacacacacacacacacacacacacacacacacacacacacacacacacacacacacacacacacacacacacacacacacacacacacacacacacacacacacacacacacacacacacacacacacacacacacacacacacacacacacacacacacacacacacacaagaaaGATGCATCGCGagcgaaaacgaaactattggcactacgccccccggggcatggccttcctctaacgtgggatttctgcttcagcgcctctgacgagacaggagaaaccgggaccgacgttttacttcaccatccgatagaagctcagtggataaggcgggaattgaacccgcgcgtctcatagcatcatcgggatcggcagccgaagccgctacccctgcgccacgagacccacgcgAGCATCTCGCTCAAATTGACAATTTAAACACTGTGTCGTGGTTGTTGGAAATGGTGAAACAAGAAGATTATGACAGTTCAAGGAGCTTAGTTTTGAAGAATTAGTTTCGTGTCGATTCTTGCGGCCTACTTCGATGGCAAAAAGTTTTTCGCGGGTGCTTGTGTGTACGGAAGAAAATCGgccttatggcctatctacaatcacttagcttagaacatctaagtaaagtagttacttaggaacgtacgcaacttacggccgtcatccacaatcaacttagaaattttgctgggctgatatacgttgatATGCagtggtttgtttacct from Culex quinquefasciatus strain JHB chromosome 3, VPISU_Cqui_1.0_pri_paternal, whole genome shotgun sequence includes:
- the LOC6039128 gene encoding latrophilin Cirl isoform X2, yielding MLDRSGSICSIERELPNSSEPSDDDATMETSSNSSNNRSFSRWISRRRKRFRGTGWSWVALLVLLVSTLPALNVALAPKYETAYACEGKTLMIECEGGDLINLIRANYGRFSITICNDHGNVDWSVNCMSPKSLRVLHSKCAQKQNCSVLASTNMFGDPCPGTHKYLEAHYQCVSAASSSTTTNRPSPPWLKTSQPIVWSTSTVRNPVLSKLNFSDPLAGFGVSSATTMAAVTEGTATAVRVKPTAPYKQQTLTADGAGQQTFRNKGFDNKSVNDDLAIIKTISDAANGKKVSGVHPEDDEDFGEDEDFFPTQTAVLSGVNRDGGSISSKKSDNDVGGSNSISGNSIDSGSNSGNSVSDGASNVLDVSHACGATTARNLFWNVTRVGEANVQPCPGGATGIAKWRCVAIASLTAEQRAHLLHEQQQQSLLEDSNKSDISFSSNLSGKQAGGTWYSYQPDLTQCRSLWLNNLEVRVNQQESSLLSIANDLSQVTSSKALYGGDMLVATKIIQTVSQRMHFDIETLPEQRQREALVYELLNSVVKTGSNLLDQSQHASWLDLSVEDQMRVATSLLTGLEDNAFLLADTILRERHVVQKVKNILLSIRVLETRNFVKNEVFPDSSQERWQVSQDQIELPKAALIENSEGGLVRIVFVAFDRLEQILRPQSGNIHHPRDLANNKLEDEGKVDTVPRQRLLNSKVISASLGKGRHIQLSQPIRMILRHLRTKNVSNPTCVFWNYIDHAWSEDGCHVEYSNATHTVCTCNHLTNFALLVDSIDETQLSLLSIIDDDIKILIYISIAICIVIVVIALFALKLFNGVFSKVRGGGGAAARNHQTANNNAAADLHLPNHLQHHGLVPQHHPDLDIHGHHHVAAQYMPAEGGHLMGRGGIHNHHNNNNLVTTTFNNLAGGGGGIPGGGPLGGYETATHHRLAAQEQRINNNQISSRSKQLLLPYKPHHQHL
- the LOC6039128 gene encoding latrophilin Cirl isoform X1; translated protein: MLDRSGSICSIERELPNSSEPSDDDATMETSSNSSNNRSFSRWISRRRKRFRGTGWSWVALLVLLVSTLPALNVALAPKYETAYACEGKTLMIECEGGDLINLIRANYGRFSITICNDHGNVDWSVNCMSPKSLRVLHSKCAQKQNCSVLASTNMFGDPCPGTHKYLEAHYQCVSAASSSTTTNRPSPPWLKTSQPIVWSTSTVRNPVLSKLNFSDPLAGFGVSSATTMAAVTEGTATAVRVKPTAPYKQQTLTADGAGQQTFRNKGFDNKSVNDDLAIIKTISDAANGKKVSGVHPEDDEDFGEDEDFFPTQTAVLSGVNRDGGSISSKKSDNDVGGSNSISGNSIDSGSNSGNSVSDGASNVLDVSHACGATTARNLFWNVTRVGEANVQPCPGGATGIAKWRCVAIASLTAEQRAHLLHEQQQQSLLEDSNKSDISFSSNLSGKQAGGTWYSYQPDLTQCRSLWLNNLEVRVNQQESSLLSIANDLSQVTSSKALYGGDMLVATKIIQTVSQRMHFDIETLPEQRQREALVYELLNSVVKTGSNLLDQSQHASWLDLSVEDQMRVATSLLTGLEDNAFLLADTILRERHVVQKVKNILLSIRVLETRNFVKNEVFPDSSQERWQVSQDQIELPKAALIENSEGGLVRIVFVAFDRLEQILRPQSGNIHHPRDLANNKLEDEGKVDTVPRQRLLNSKVISASLGKGRHIQLSQPIRMILRHLRTKNVSNPTCVFWNYIDHAWSEDGCHVEYSNATHTVCTCNHLTNFALLVDSIDETQLSLLSIIDDDIKILIYISIAICIVIVVIALFALKLFNGVFSKVRGGGGAAARNHQTANNNAAADLHLPNHLQHHGLVPQHHPDLDIHGHHHVAAQYMPAEGGHLMGRGGIHNHHNNNNLVTTTFNNLAGGGGGIPGGGPLGGYETATHHRLAAQEQRINNNVNVTNALTSYRANNNQINLLRAANQQPQQATVTTLQTTSSTSIMGAVTAAGSASNSSSGSSGGAEMAVYNLTCAETGTGTTTAATSTSSASSIPLLHHHHHTHLHHHLHQHHHGGGGDGGGLVVGLAAGGRGSIGGGSIGSSGKRKL